In Deinococcus psychrotolerans, a genomic segment contains:
- a CDS encoding response regulator has protein sequence MVLLDLNMPQMDGLAVLEAIRAQPGLEGLPVVILSTSREERDIRACYKRGASAYVVKPVEFEQFLTTLSATSDFWTRLNEHPQPIKQPESAEVSGSN, from the coding sequence GGACGGCTTGGCCGTGCTGGAAGCGATTCGGGCGCAGCCGGGCTTGGAAGGCTTGCCGGTGGTGATCTTATCGACCAGCCGCGAGGAGCGTGATATTCGGGCCTGCTACAAGAGAGGCGCGAGCGCTTACGTCGTCAAGCCGGTCGAATTTGAGCAGTTTCTGACCACGCTCAGCGCCACCTCTGACTTCTGGACGCGCCTTAACGAGCATCCGCAGCCGATCAAACAACCCGAGAGTGCCGAGGTGTCGGGCAGCAATTGA